From Rhizobium sp. NZLR1, a single genomic window includes:
- a CDS encoding M20 aminoacylase family protein — MPILNRAAELQDEVAEWRRHIHARPELLFAVENTAAFVAEKLKEFGVDEIVTGIGRTGVVGLIRGKGEGRRTVGLRADMDALPLTEISGKPWASKTPGKMHACGHDGHTAMLLGAAKYLAETRNFNGNIAVIFQPAEEGGGGGNLMVKDGMMERFGIEEVYGMHNLPGLPVGQFATRKGAIMAATDEFTVTIKGRGGHAAQPHRTIDPIAISAQIVANLQMIASRTADPISSVVVSVTKFNAGFAHNVIPNDATFAGTVRTLDAEVRTLAETRFRQIVEGLAAAHGAEAEISFHRNYPVTVNHPDETEHAVATATSIAGEGNVNAEIDPMMGGEDFSYMLNARPGAFIFIGNGDSAGLHNPAYDFNDEAIAHGISYWVRLAEQRLGV; from the coding sequence ATGCCGATTTTGAACAGAGCCGCGGAATTGCAGGACGAAGTCGCCGAATGGCGCCGCCACATCCACGCCCGGCCCGAACTGCTTTTCGCGGTGGAAAACACGGCCGCCTTCGTCGCCGAAAAACTCAAGGAATTCGGCGTTGACGAGATCGTCACCGGCATCGGCCGCACCGGCGTCGTCGGCCTGATCAGGGGCAAGGGCGAAGGCCGCCGCACCGTCGGCCTGCGCGCCGACATGGACGCCCTGCCGCTGACCGAAATATCAGGCAAGCCCTGGGCTTCGAAGACGCCGGGCAAGATGCATGCCTGCGGCCATGACGGCCACACCGCCATGCTGCTCGGCGCCGCAAAGTACCTGGCCGAGACCCGCAATTTCAACGGCAATATCGCCGTCATCTTCCAGCCCGCCGAAGAAGGCGGCGGCGGCGGCAACCTGATGGTCAAGGACGGCATGATGGAGCGCTTCGGCATCGAAGAGGTTTACGGCATGCACAATCTGCCGGGCCTGCCGGTGGGACAGTTCGCCACGCGCAAGGGCGCGATCATGGCGGCGACCGACGAATTCACCGTCACCATCAAGGGCCGCGGCGGCCACGCCGCCCAGCCGCACCGGACGATCGACCCGATCGCCATTAGCGCCCAGATCGTCGCCAACCTGCAGATGATCGCCTCGCGCACCGCCGATCCGATCAGCTCGGTCGTCGTCTCGGTCACCAAGTTCAATGCCGGTTTCGCCCATAACGTCATACCGAACGATGCGACCTTCGCCGGCACGGTGCGCACGCTGGACGCCGAAGTACGCACGCTGGCCGAGACGCGGTTCCGGCAGATCGTCGAGGGCCTGGCCGCAGCCCACGGCGCCGAGGCCGAAATCAGCTTCCACCGCAACTACCCCGTCACTGTCAACCATCCTGACGAGACCGAACATGCGGTCGCCACCGCCACTTCAATCGCCGGCGAGGGCAACGTCAACGCCGAGATCGACCCGATGATGGGCGGCGAGGATTTCTCCTACATGCTGAACGCCCGCCCCGGCGCCTTCATCTTCATCGGCAACGGCGACAGCGCCGGCCTGCATAACCCGGCCTACGACTTCAACGACGAAGCCATCGCCCACGGCATCTCCTACTGGGTCCGCCTCGCCGAACAGCGCCTCGGCGTCTGA
- a CDS encoding integrase core domain-containing protein, with the protein MAALCREFGISRKTGHKIISRCNDSGLEGLTDRSRRPYRHTNQLPFQIEKLIVRTKQDKPNWGAPKIRERLARLYPDVHTPAISTVHAVLDRNGLVKHGRRRRNRAEGTALSNPGLPNDLWCADYKGEFMLADKRYCYPLTITDFASRYLLACEALHTTKEVHAFTVFERVFKEFGLPKAIRTDNGVPFASPNGLFNLSRLAVWWLRLGIDIERIKPGNPQQNGRHERMHLTLKLETTKPAGDNFLQQQARFDDFVEEFNTERPHQALDMACPAECKINLSLVFAGQAVGIKQVEDHIWLTSFMDYDLGYFDDETCRLEPLPNPFGPKVLPMSQE; encoded by the coding sequence ATAGCGGCGCTATGCCGCGAATTCGGCATCTCCCGCAAGACCGGTCACAAAATCATCAGCCGCTGTAACGACAGCGGTCTGGAAGGACTGACAGATCGATCGCGACGGCCTTACCGGCACACCAATCAGCTTCCGTTCCAAATCGAGAAACTGATTGTGCGGACCAAGCAGGACAAGCCCAACTGGGGCGCACCAAAGATCAGGGAGCGGCTGGCGCGGCTATATCCGGATGTTCACACGCCGGCGATCTCAACCGTGCATGCCGTCCTCGACCGCAACGGCCTGGTCAAGCACGGTAGGCGGCGGCGCAACAGGGCTGAAGGAACGGCCCTCTCCAATCCAGGGCTGCCCAACGACCTCTGGTGTGCCGATTACAAAGGCGAGTTCATGCTTGCCGACAAGCGCTATTGCTACCCATTGACGATCACCGACTTCGCCAGCCGCTATCTTTTGGCCTGCGAAGCGTTGCACACGACCAAGGAGGTCCACGCCTTCACCGTTTTCGAACGCGTCTTCAAGGAGTTCGGCCTGCCCAAGGCGATCAGAACCGACAACGGAGTGCCTTTCGCCAGCCCCAACGGTCTGTTCAATCTGTCTCGGCTCGCCGTCTGGTGGCTCAGGCTCGGTATCGACATCGAGCGCATCAAGCCGGGCAACCCGCAGCAGAACGGCCGCCATGAGCGCATGCATCTGACACTGAAACTTGAGACAACCAAGCCGGCCGGAGACAATTTCCTGCAGCAGCAAGCCCGCTTCGACGACTTCGTCGAGGAGTTCAACACCGAGCGGCCCCACCAGGCGCTCGACATGGCCTGCCCGGCAGAATGCAAGATCAATCTCAGTCTGGTCTTCGCCGGTCAGGCCGTCGGCATCAAGCAGGTCGAAGACCATATCTGGCTTACAAGCTTTATGGATTACGATCTGGGATACTTCGATGATGAGACATGCAGGCTTGAACCTTTGCCGAACCCTTTCGGTCCAAAAGTGTTACCTATGTCTCAGGAATAA
- the ligD gene encoding non-homologous end-joining DNA ligase produces the protein MTKPPKLKPLLRHADKPITSRPRKPRDPAQPNLLLDPMPARIEPCLALLRAKPPKGDEWVFEIKWDGYRLAVHIESTSVRILTRGGHDWTHRFPAIKQAAMWLPVGTAILDGEAVVLDEQGRPDFGLLQQSLGGRGGNKASSDAILFAFDLLYFDGHDLTRMDLSERRHILEDLMEGAAGAIRLSEEIDADGDRLLASACEHGLEGIIAKRRDAPYRSGRFGDWVKVKCIQSDSFFIVGWEKSMAGRGQIGSLLLAAGKRSGLVYVGSVGTGFKERDVLELREMMDKITRKTPPLQYTGTRKNVVWLQPTLIAEIEYRAWTEDGKLRHASYKGLREVQDNAGVYEIDQSNRQY, from the coding sequence ATGACCAAACCTCCCAAGTTAAAACCGCTCCTGAGACATGCCGATAAACCGATCACATCTCGGCCGCGCAAACCTCGCGACCCGGCGCAGCCGAATCTTCTTCTCGACCCAATGCCCGCCCGCATCGAGCCGTGCCTTGCGCTGCTGAGGGCAAAGCCGCCGAAGGGTGACGAGTGGGTCTTCGAAATCAAATGGGATGGCTATCGCCTGGCGGTGCATATCGAGAGCACGAGCGTGCGTATCCTGACGCGTGGCGGCCACGACTGGACGCATCGTTTCCCGGCAATCAAACAGGCGGCCATGTGGCTTCCCGTTGGCACAGCAATCCTCGACGGCGAGGCCGTGGTTCTCGACGAGCAAGGCCGGCCGGATTTCGGACTGTTGCAGCAAAGCCTCGGCGGCCGCGGCGGCAACAAGGCTTCGTCCGACGCCATCCTGTTCGCCTTTGACCTTTTGTATTTCGATGGACATGATCTAACGCGCATGGACCTGAGCGAGCGCCGGCACATCCTGGAGGACCTTATGGAGGGTGCTGCCGGCGCTATCAGACTCTCGGAAGAGATCGATGCCGATGGCGACCGGCTATTGGCAAGCGCCTGCGAGCATGGTCTTGAAGGCATTATTGCTAAGCGCAGGGATGCACCCTATCGATCTGGCCGGTTTGGCGACTGGGTCAAAGTCAAATGCATCCAAAGCGACAGCTTCTTCATCGTGGGCTGGGAGAAGTCGATGGCCGGGCGTGGTCAGATCGGGTCGCTACTGCTCGCCGCCGGCAAACGCTCCGGCCTCGTCTATGTCGGTTCAGTCGGGACCGGCTTCAAAGAACGCGATGTTTTGGAGCTACGCGAAATGATGGACAAGATCACGCGAAAGACGCCACCGCTCCAATATACCGGCACCAGAAAGAACGTTGTCTGGCTGCAGCCGACGCTGATTGCAGAAATCGAGTACAGGGCGTGGACGGAAGACGGCAAGCTGCGGCACGCTTCATATAAAGGTCTGCGTGAGGTGCAGGACAACGCGGGGGTCTATGAGATCGACCAGAGTAATCGACAATACTAG
- a CDS encoding IS3 family transposase (programmed frameshift), with translation MKKQRFTEEQIIGVLREQEAGAKAADLCRRHGISEATFYNWKAKYGGMEVSEAKRLKALEDENARLKKLLAEQMLDAAALRELLGKKMVGPAAKREGVMHLKAVMGLSERRACQIISADRKSVRYRSSRPPEVELRAKLRDLANERRRFGYRRLFVLLRRDGEPSGVNRIYRLYREEGLSVRKRKARRRAVGTRAPILVEAKANARWSLDFVHDQFACGRRFRILNVVDDVTRECLAAIPDTSISGRRVARELTTLIERRGKPGMIVSDNGTEFTSNAILAWSKDHKVEWHYIAPGKPMQNGYVESFNGRMRDELLNESLFFGLDHARSAIAEWADDYNHFRPHSSLGYQTPASYAETIAATGSNAAQDESFAFPPVAHTAPLGVFKTPEALIAAG, from the exons ATGAAGAAGCAGAGATTTACAGAAGAGCAGATCATCGGTGTGCTGCGTGAGCAGGAGGCTGGCGCAAAGGCGGCTGACCTCTGCCGCAGACACGGAATTTCAGAAGCGACGTTTTATAATTGGAAGGCCAAATACGGCGGCATGGAGGTGTCCGAGGCGAAGCGGCTGAAGGCGCTTGAGGACGAGAACGCCAGGCTGAAGAAGCTACTGGCCGAACAGATGCTTGATGCAGCCGCGCTCCGCGAGCTTCTTG GCAAAAAAATGGTAGGGCCTGCCGCCAAGCGTGAAGGCGTCATGCATCTGAAGGCCGTCATGGGTCTTTCGGAGCGGCGGGCCTGCCAGATCATATCCGCCGACCGTAAGTCGGTGCGTTATCGGTCAAGTCGACCGCCGGAGGTAGAATTGCGGGCGAAGCTGCGCGACCTCGCCAATGAGCGGCGGCGTTTCGGCTATCGGCGACTGTTCGTCCTGCTTCGGCGGGACGGAGAACCGTCCGGGGTCAATCGCATCTACCGGCTCTACCGCGAGGAAGGACTTTCCGTTCGCAAGCGCAAAGCCAGGCGGCGTGCTGTCGGCACGCGTGCACCGATCCTGGTCGAAGCGAAGGCCAATGCCCGCTGGTCGCTGGACTTCGTGCATGACCAGTTTGCTTGCGGCAGACGCTTTCGCATCCTCAATGTCGTCGATGATGTGACGCGCGAATGCCTGGCGGCGATCCCGGACACCTCGATCTCCGGTCGTCGCGTCGCTCGCGAACTGACGACCCTCATCGAACGGCGCGGCAAACCGGGAATGATCGTCTCCGACAACGGCACGGAATTCACCTCGAATGCCATCCTTGCCTGGTCGAAGGATCACAAGGTCGAGTGGCACTACATCGCGCCGGGAAAGCCAATGCAAAACGGTTATGTCGAGAGCTTCAACGGCCGGATGCGCGACGAGCTGCTCAACGAAAGCCTGTTCTTCGGCCTCGATCATGCCCGAAGTGCCATCGCTGAATGGGCCGACGATTACAATCATTTCCGACCACACTCATCGCTCGGATACCAGACCCCGGCAAGCTATGCCGAAACCATCGCCGCAACCGGCTCCAACGCTGCGCAAGATGAAAGCTTCGCGTTTCCGCCGGTTGCTCACACCGCGCCACTTGGCGTATTCAAAACCCCCGAGGCTCTAATCGCAGCTGGATGA
- a CDS encoding HlyD family type I secretion periplasmic adaptor subunit: protein MNQNVQPPRLPPKPQKRLRVDNEFLPAALEILETPASPIRTALIWFICLLTAGALTWSYVGTFDIVATAQGKIQPTGRVKVIQSIEVGKTIAVPVANGAKVEAGDILVELDPTEARAEVNTLATSLAALRAEVTRRGAALAQVTVWQKGDLWSGTRGIEITPEFDGSIPAEIRTREALLYNSDLEQLASTLDSLAAQRNQQFAALKRYTEMVAAQQALVATLTDRVTMRSNLVDLSAGSRSGVIDAVEVKQKEEATLAEQVGQRAEAETAIVTVTSEALKVIKTFVADNAQKQAEASRQIDEKEQQLIKAAKRLESLTIKSPIKGIVQTSAITTVGQVVTSGAELMRIVPDDALLEIEAYLPNRDIGFVSPGQPAVIKVEAFPFTRYGILNGTVTRIATDAIPEPDAQQLEGQPAKELQSVIPIGNAQRVQNLVFPIVIKPDVASIDIEGTPVALSPGMSVTVEVKTGSRRILEYLYSPLAEIASEAMQER from the coding sequence ATGAACCAGAATGTCCAGCCTCCCCGGCTGCCGCCAAAGCCACAGAAGCGATTACGCGTGGACAATGAGTTCCTGCCGGCCGCACTCGAAATCCTGGAGACACCGGCATCGCCGATCCGCACGGCGCTGATCTGGTTCATCTGCCTGCTCACCGCTGGCGCGCTCACCTGGAGCTATGTCGGCACCTTCGATATCGTCGCAACCGCGCAGGGAAAGATCCAGCCGACCGGACGCGTCAAGGTGATCCAGTCGATTGAGGTCGGCAAGACGATCGCGGTTCCGGTCGCAAACGGCGCCAAGGTGGAAGCCGGAGACATTCTCGTCGAGCTCGATCCGACCGAAGCGAGGGCCGAAGTCAACACGCTGGCCACCAGCCTTGCGGCGCTACGGGCCGAGGTCACCCGGCGCGGGGCTGCGCTGGCACAGGTCACCGTCTGGCAGAAGGGAGATCTCTGGAGCGGAACGCGTGGGATCGAAATCACCCCCGAATTCGACGGCTCCATACCGGCGGAGATTCGCACACGCGAGGCGCTGCTCTATAATTCCGATCTCGAGCAGCTTGCCTCGACGCTCGACAGTCTCGCCGCCCAGCGCAATCAGCAGTTCGCCGCACTGAAGCGATATACCGAGATGGTCGCCGCCCAGCAGGCGCTGGTGGCGACGCTAACCGACCGTGTGACGATGCGCTCCAACCTCGTCGATCTCAGCGCCGGTTCCCGGTCCGGCGTCATCGATGCGGTCGAGGTCAAGCAGAAGGAAGAGGCAACGCTTGCCGAACAGGTGGGTCAGCGGGCGGAAGCGGAAACCGCGATCGTTACGGTGACCAGCGAAGCGCTGAAAGTCATCAAGACCTTTGTCGCCGACAACGCGCAGAAGCAGGCGGAAGCATCGCGCCAGATCGACGAGAAGGAACAGCAACTGATCAAGGCGGCGAAGCGGCTTGAATCGCTGACGATCAAAAGTCCCATCAAGGGCATCGTCCAGACCTCCGCGATCACCACTGTCGGCCAGGTGGTCACATCAGGCGCCGAACTGATGCGGATCGTCCCGGATGATGCGTTGCTGGAGATCGAAGCCTATCTGCCGAACCGGGACATCGGCTTCGTCTCGCCGGGGCAGCCTGCCGTCATCAAGGTCGAGGCCTTTCCCTTCACCCGCTATGGTATTCTCAACGGCACGGTCACCCGCATCGCCACCGACGCCATTCCGGAACCGGACGCGCAGCAGCTCGAAGGCCAGCCGGCAAAGGAGCTGCAGAGCGTCATCCCGATCGGCAATGCCCAGCGCGTCCAAAACCTGGTTTTCCCCATCGTCATCAAGCCGGATGTCGCCAGCATCGACATCGAGGGAACGCCCGTCGCACTCTCGCCCGGCATGTCCGTCACTGTCGAGGTCAAGACCGGCAGCCGCCGCATTCTCGAATATCTCTACTCGCCGCTCGCCGAGATAGCTTCGGAGGCGATGCAGGAGCGGTAA
- a CDS encoding type I secretion system permease/ATPase codes for MMDVQTAPDRDAVAGNNDAPNAVPEAAIADSGLLAICAVAGYFRIASRPDTLSRELALTSQATHDDLLRAAKIIGLKARVVRVDKAKRLTTLPAPALASLKDGTFAVFAGLVADGHYRLINPIDFSARNVEADELLALTSGEFILVQRKFAGPGASQQNFGFRWFLPAIWRYRRAFGHVLAASLVIQIFALVTPLFFQVVVDKVLAHRSYSTLIVLVVGLAAVGLFDVVLQYLRTHALSHTTNRIDVELGRRLFRHLLNLPLSYFETRATGQTVARVRELETIRNFLTGQGLFSGLDLIFTVIFIFVLFSYSSKLAWIVVASIPFYMAIGFLIRPFLKERIDEKFERGAFSQQLLVETVVGIQTLKASAVEPVVSSQWEERLAAYVRSSFLATMLAAKGQNAIQYINKITSAALLLFGAQAVIDGELTVGALVAFNMIAGQVSQPILRLSQLWQDFQQVQVSVARLSDILNAPQEPRPSVAVSLPPPKGAIGFKSVNFRYSADGQDVLKDITFSIRPGEVIGIVGPSGSGKSTLTKLVQRFYIPNNGQVFVDGQDIAQVDPAWLRSNIGVVLQENMLFNRSIHDNICMVNPAMSRAAAIQMARLSGADEFIAKLPRGYDTLIEERGANLSGGQRQRLAIARALATNPPILILDEATSALDYESERIILGNMREIVRGRTVIIIAHRLATVRHCNRIIGMKDGRIVEEGTHEQLLARPNGLYAHLWQLQTGPVES; via the coding sequence ATGATGGACGTTCAGACAGCACCCGACCGTGATGCGGTGGCGGGGAACAACGACGCACCGAATGCCGTACCGGAAGCAGCAATCGCCGACAGCGGACTGTTGGCCATTTGCGCTGTCGCCGGTTATTTTAGGATCGCATCGCGTCCTGATACGCTGAGCCGAGAACTCGCCCTGACGAGCCAGGCGACGCATGATGACCTGCTGCGCGCCGCAAAGATCATCGGCTTGAAGGCGCGCGTTGTTCGCGTCGACAAAGCCAAACGACTGACGACCCTTCCGGCGCCCGCCCTTGCCTCGTTGAAGGACGGCACCTTCGCGGTCTTCGCAGGCTTAGTGGCCGATGGGCATTATCGGCTGATCAATCCTATCGATTTCTCCGCCCGCAACGTCGAGGCCGATGAATTGCTGGCACTGACCTCCGGCGAATTTATTCTCGTTCAGCGTAAATTTGCCGGTCCCGGCGCATCGCAGCAGAATTTCGGCTTCCGCTGGTTCCTGCCGGCAATCTGGCGTTATCGGCGGGCCTTCGGTCATGTGTTGGCCGCCTCCCTCGTCATACAGATCTTCGCGCTGGTGACGCCGCTGTTCTTCCAGGTGGTCGTCGACAAGGTGCTGGCGCATCGCAGTTACTCGACGCTGATCGTGCTCGTCGTCGGCCTTGCCGCTGTCGGGCTCTTCGACGTCGTGCTGCAATATCTCAGAACCCATGCGCTGTCGCATACGACCAACCGCATCGATGTCGAGCTTGGCCGGCGGCTGTTCCGGCATCTCCTCAACCTGCCGCTCAGCTATTTCGAGACGCGGGCCACCGGCCAGACGGTCGCAAGGGTGCGTGAACTCGAAACCATCCGCAATTTCCTCACCGGCCAGGGCCTGTTTTCCGGCCTCGACCTGATCTTCACCGTCATCTTCATCTTCGTGCTGTTTTCCTATTCCTCAAAGCTCGCCTGGATCGTCGTCGCCTCCATACCCTTCTACATGGCAATCGGCTTTCTCATCCGACCCTTCCTCAAGGAACGGATCGACGAGAAATTCGAGCGCGGCGCCTTTAGCCAGCAATTGCTCGTCGAGACCGTCGTCGGCATCCAGACGCTGAAGGCATCAGCCGTCGAGCCGGTGGTCTCCTCGCAATGGGAGGAGAGATTGGCCGCCTATGTGCGCTCGTCATTCCTCGCGACGATGTTGGCCGCCAAAGGCCAGAACGCCATCCAGTACATCAACAAGATCACCTCGGCCGCCCTGCTGCTCTTCGGCGCCCAGGCGGTCATCGACGGCGAATTGACCGTCGGCGCGCTCGTCGCCTTCAACATGATCGCCGGTCAGGTCTCCCAGCCGATCCTGCGCCTGTCGCAGCTCTGGCAGGATTTCCAGCAGGTGCAGGTCTCCGTCGCCAGGCTCTCGGATATTCTGAACGCTCCGCAGGAACCGCGTCCGAGCGTGGCCGTCAGCCTGCCGCCGCCGAAGGGCGCGATCGGCTTCAAGTCGGTGAACTTCCGCTATTCCGCCGATGGCCAGGACGTGCTCAAGGACATCACCTTCTCCATCCGGCCGGGCGAGGTGATCGGCATCGTCGGCCCTTCCGGTTCCGGCAAATCGACGCTGACCAAGCTGGTGCAGCGCTTCTATATTCCGAACAACGGCCAGGTCTTCGTCGACGGCCAGGATATCGCTCAGGTCGATCCAGCCTGGCTGCGGTCGAATATCGGTGTCGTGCTTCAGGAGAACATGCTGTTTAACCGGTCGATCCACGACAATATCTGTATGGTCAATCCGGCGATGTCGCGGGCCGCCGCAATCCAGATGGCGCGACTATCCGGCGCCGACGAGTTCATCGCCAAGCTGCCGCGCGGCTATGACACGCTGATCGAGGAGCGCGGCGCCAATCTGTCCGGCGGCCAGCGGCAGCGTCTGGCCATCGCCCGTGCGCTTGCCACCAATCCGCCGATCCTCATCCTCGACGAAGCGACGAGCGCGCTCGACTATGAGAGCGAACGCATCATTCTCGGCAATATGCGCGAGATCGTCCGCGGCCGCACCGTCATCATCATCGCCCATCGCTTGGCGACCGTCCGCCACTGCAACCGCATCATCGGCATGAAGGACGGCCGCATCGTCGAAGAGGGAACGCACGAGCAGCTGCTGGCCCGTCCGAACGGCCTCTATGCCCATCTCTGGCAATTACAGACGGGGCCTGTTGAATCATGA
- a CDS encoding DUF1629 domain-containing protein yields MSGAGAKPKKVYMLYSSGNYGWEFANLDSLQPDGGGLGLNHRGTPWPDSMLALPRGPWRIPEYLEKPKLIFDPKRKVQDIYSVDYFLFISDKMKRVLDEFAPKSCEYLLCETEFSNGKIGPTIWLCSVVDSYLNAVDVENSPLIRVTRGGGYMISGGADWCFLPDALKGAQLFRLVEYAVAIFCDQTFKDLCKENGIKGATFQQVGFLKEL; encoded by the coding sequence GTGAGTGGCGCCGGCGCAAAGCCCAAAAAAGTCTATATGCTTTATTCAAGTGGGAATTATGGCTGGGAGTTCGCGAATCTGGATAGCCTGCAACCGGATGGCGGAGGCCTCGGCCTCAATCATAGGGGAACTCCGTGGCCGGATAGCATGCTAGCTTTGCCCCGAGGGCCGTGGCGCATCCCCGAATATCTTGAAAAGCCAAAGCTGATCTTTGATCCGAAGCGGAAGGTGCAAGACATCTATTCTGTGGATTATTTCCTTTTCATCTCCGACAAAATGAAAAGGGTGCTCGACGAGTTCGCTCCAAAGTCATGCGAATACCTGCTTTGCGAGACGGAGTTTTCGAACGGAAAAATCGGCCCGACAATCTGGCTGTGCAGCGTTGTTGATTCATATCTCAATGCGGTGGATGTCGAAAATTCCCCCTTAATTCGCGTCACTAGGGGGGGCGGCTATATGATATCGGGCGGAGCTGATTGGTGCTTTCTCCCTGATGCGCTCAAGGGCGCGCAGCTCTTCCGCTTGGTCGAGTATGCGGTGGCAATATTCTGCGATCAAACCTTCAAGGACCTTTGTAAAGAAAATGGTATCAAAGGCGCGACTTTCCAACAAGTCGGCTTTTTGAAAGAATTATAA
- a CDS encoding DUF4261 domain-containing protein, protein MIAIIFMKEGDPNCLSSISLALRQSWPDSNLEISDNTDSKPLFVFHDGVLGGSLMFMDVKAPLAETDPEIRNAWFWPSAWEEVSRHQAHMIVTIFGGNATQKAIGLQRMLRLILASVPSTIGVGYPSSGTLLPTSMVLSVLEKDTEVAVPLFVSCSFAKEEDARFSVPSIFCSTEGLGIFGLKEIEVRGYPGTVQSLHEFMFAFATYLIEYRPNIVDGDTVGSDQQKILVKIEKSLINRNQVYSLYFQQ, encoded by the coding sequence ATGATCGCGATCATATTTATGAAAGAGGGCGATCCGAACTGTCTGTCGTCCATCTCTCTCGCGTTGCGCCAGAGCTGGCCCGACTCGAATTTAGAGATTTCCGACAACACCGATAGTAAGCCGCTTTTCGTCTTTCACGACGGCGTTTTGGGCGGCAGCTTGATGTTCATGGATGTTAAGGCTCCTTTGGCCGAAACCGACCCGGAAATCAGAAACGCATGGTTTTGGCCCTCGGCTTGGGAAGAGGTCAGCCGACACCAGGCCCATATGATTGTTACTATTTTCGGGGGCAACGCAACGCAAAAAGCTATCGGCCTCCAACGGATGCTGCGGCTGATCTTGGCAAGCGTTCCTTCCACGATCGGCGTCGGCTATCCGTCTTCAGGGACATTGTTGCCGACTTCAATGGTGCTGTCGGTGCTTGAGAAGGATACCGAGGTCGCCGTTCCACTTTTTGTTTCCTGCTCTTTTGCGAAAGAAGAAGACGCGCGCTTTTCGGTGCCTTCGATCTTTTGCTCGACGGAAGGTTTGGGCATCTTCGGTTTAAAGGAGATCGAAGTACGAGGCTACCCTGGTACTGTTCAGAGCTTGCATGAGTTCATGTTTGCCTTCGCGACGTACTTGATTGAGTACCGACCGAATATAGTGGATGGGGACACAGTCGGATCCGATCAGCAGAAAATTCTCGTGAAGATCGAGAAATCGTTGATCAATCGCAACCAAGTGTACAGCCTGTACTTCCAGCAATAA
- a CDS encoding helix-turn-helix transcriptional regulator → MDTRDRLAWNLRKVRADKKVTQENLAVDAGVDRTTISGIERGDFNVSIDLLDRIASALAIDVAELFAIPIEGEAPPSTLPAGRKPGR, encoded by the coding sequence ATGGATACTCGTGATCGACTGGCTTGGAATCTTAGGAAGGTGCGCGCCGACAAGAAGGTGACGCAGGAAAACCTTGCCGTTGATGCGGGTGTCGATCGCACGACCATCAGCGGAATCGAGCGCGGTGATTTCAACGTGTCGATCGATCTCCTCGATCGGATCGCATCCGCATTGGCGATTGATGTTGCTGAACTCTTCGCGATCCCGATCGAGGGTGAAGCGCCGCCGAGTACGCTGCCTGCCGGACGCAAGCCCGGTCGGTAA
- a CDS encoding DUF3768 domain-containing protein, which yields MTSSNHQPEAVDRTAAVRTLNDAFRRNPTAGRAVITPGVSALPHDQRLALLMAVVGFTAFDAGNDPYNEHDFGAIEQDGVSYFWKIDYYDQDYGMGSPDPANPHVTRRVLTIMRADEY from the coding sequence ATGACCTCATCAAACCATCAGCCGGAGGCCGTCGACAGGACGGCCGCCGTTCGAACCCTCAATGACGCCTTCAGGCGCAATCCAACAGCCGGCAGGGCTGTCATCACCCCGGGGGTCAGCGCTCTGCCCCACGACCAACGGCTGGCCCTGCTGATGGCCGTTGTCGGCTTCACGGCCTTTGACGCTGGTAATGATCCATACAACGAGCACGACTTCGGCGCCATTGAACAGGATGGGGTCAGCTATTTCTGGAAGATCGACTACTACGACCAGGATTACGGTATGGGGTCACCAGACCCCGCGAATCCGCACGTCACGCGTCGCGTGCTCACCATCATGCGGGCGGACGAATACTGA
- a CDS encoding DUF2937 family protein, producing MGATARIIAIVAGLAGGTVFSQAPEFAQQYRQRIGGAIDELRVIVEDFNTQAAEHHLDRQQALSAYAQSSDDFLRDRGVSMQSTIKQDLYKQIAAHLPEADRAKAEEVRASPADVSQQGHTATPSNVPDGWDKVVVGSLVLATEDPLEGWFEATVVELKPDNVLRLQWRHYLDLPPFNRRLEDVALLHPSVKL from the coding sequence ATGGGAGCGACTGCAAGGATCATCGCCATCGTCGCCGGGCTTGCCGGCGGCACGGTCTTTTCGCAGGCGCCGGAATTTGCCCAGCAATACCGCCAGCGGATCGGCGGGGCGATCGACGAATTGCGCGTCATCGTCGAGGATTTCAACACCCAGGCAGCAGAGCACCACCTTGATCGCCAGCAGGCGCTGAGCGCCTATGCGCAATCCTCCGACGATTTCCTCCGCGACCGCGGCGTCTCGATGCAGAGCACGATCAAGCAGGACCTCTACAAGCAGATTGCGGCCCACCTGCCCGAGGCCGATCGGGCCAAAGCGGAGGAAGTGCGGGCTTCCCCAGCTGACGTTTCGCAACAGGGACATACTGCAACGCCGAGCAATGTGCCGGATGGCTGGGATAAGGTCGTCGTCGGTAGCTTGGTGCTCGCCACGGAGGATCCGCTCGAGGGGTGGTTTGAAGCCACGGTCGTTGAGCTGAAGCCCGACAATGTTCTGCGCCTGCAGTGGCGGCATTACCTCGATCTACCGCCGTTCAACCGCCGGCTTGAAGACGTGGCGCTGCTGCACCCCAGCGTGAAGCTGTGA